Proteins encoded within one genomic window of Aurantiacibacter spongiae:
- a CDS encoding YdcH family protein: MESSHASALQSKHRGLERRLKDEMSRPVPDAATIQAIKKQKLAVKEAIARS; the protein is encoded by the coding sequence ATGGAATCCTCGCATGCATCGGCCCTCCAGTCCAAGCACCGCGGCCTCGAACGGCGGCTGAAGGACGAAATGAGCCGACCGGTCCCCGACGCAGCGACGATCCAGGCAATCAAGAAGCAGAAGCTGGCGGTGAAGGAGGCCATCGCCCGCAGTTGA
- a CDS encoding helix-turn-helix domain-containing protein has protein sequence MTDDTIHEDDAAMPDTAAAGVGPQLRAARERRGLTIDQVAAETRISERHLEHIEAGEFDALPGRTYAVGFAKTYAKTVGLDTADVAAMVREEMNVERPSERYGANRAGTFEPGDPNRSPGGRLVWFSLFAIILLAVGIFFAARVLFAPAADLPSLVEQEEAERAAQLAAQREREQQQAEPVDATGDVVFTAQGDAWVRFYDAQGRVLSEQTLSEGDTYTVPSDANGPQLLTGRPDLLAITIGGREVRKISNELETVSDVPVTAEALLARGGSGAGAGAGSAVGQGEPNAAPAPSAPALPAASPTPAT, from the coding sequence ATGACCGACGATACGATTCACGAAGACGACGCAGCGATGCCGGACACCGCGGCCGCCGGCGTCGGCCCCCAGCTGCGCGCCGCGCGCGAGCGTCGCGGCCTCACGATAGACCAGGTGGCCGCCGAGACGCGTATTTCCGAACGCCATCTCGAACATATCGAGGCGGGCGAGTTCGACGCGCTCCCGGGCCGCACCTACGCCGTCGGCTTCGCCAAGACCTACGCCAAGACCGTGGGCCTCGATACCGCCGACGTCGCCGCCATGGTGCGCGAGGAGATGAACGTCGAGCGCCCGTCCGAGCGCTATGGCGCCAACCGCGCGGGCACGTTCGAGCCGGGCGATCCCAACCGCTCCCCCGGCGGGCGGCTGGTGTGGTTCTCGCTGTTCGCGATCATCCTGCTTGCCGTGGGCATCTTCTTCGCCGCGCGCGTCCTGTTCGCACCCGCCGCCGACCTGCCCTCGCTGGTCGAGCAGGAGGAGGCGGAGCGGGCCGCGCAACTCGCCGCGCAGCGCGAGCGGGAGCAGCAGCAGGCGGAGCCGGTCGACGCGACCGGCGATGTCGTGTTCACCGCGCAGGGCGATGCCTGGGTCCGCTTCTACGACGCGCAGGGCCGCGTGCTGAGCGAGCAGACGCTGAGCGAGGGCGATACCTACACCGTGCCCAGCGACGCGAACGGACCGCAGCTTCTGACCGGCCGGCCCGATCTGCTTGCCATCACCATCGGCGGGCGCGAGGTGCGCAAGATCTCGAACGAGCTGGAAACCGTCTCCGACGTGCCGGTGACGGCAGAGGCGTTGCTGGCCCGCGGCGGGTCCGGTGCAGGTGCAGGCGCAGGTTCAGCCGTGGGGCAGGGCGAGCCGAACGCCGCGCCCGCGCCTTCCGCGCCCGCCTTGCCGGCGGCTTCGCCGACGCCCGCCACCTGA
- the tilS gene encoding tRNA lysidine(34) synthetase TilS, with protein MEAASTAPDPALVERFGVALDRLGAEGKRIGLAVSGGPDSMAMLLLACEAMPGMFEVATVDHGLRPESADECALVVRACAGRGVPCEVLRVDVGDGNVQAGAREARYAALSEWAIRRDLAVLATAHHADDQAETLLMRLGRGSGVAGLAGVREARSIADGAVLLIRPLLHFRREELHSVLREAGQEAASDPSNADERYDRARIRRALAAAPWLDPLAVAKSAQLLAEADEALAFVAETHWQSHSFREGEGDGGEQGEREGGALLVRLHAARLVRLRLIARALAEFGGRARGGAVAELDTAIVAGNRANLAGVVAERVERAGGAYLRFTPEPPRRRA; from the coding sequence TTGGAAGCCGCGTCGACTGCTCCTGATCCGGCGCTGGTCGAGCGGTTTGGAGTCGCTCTCGACCGGCTCGGCGCGGAGGGGAAGCGCATCGGCCTTGCGGTCAGCGGCGGGCCGGATTCCATGGCGATGCTGCTGCTCGCATGCGAGGCGATGCCGGGCATGTTCGAGGTGGCGACGGTCGATCACGGTCTGCGCCCGGAGTCGGCGGACGAATGCGCACTGGTCGTGCGGGCCTGCGCCGGGCGCGGCGTGCCATGCGAGGTGCTTCGCGTCGACGTGGGCGACGGCAACGTTCAGGCCGGCGCGCGCGAGGCCCGCTATGCGGCGCTGAGCGAATGGGCGATCCGCCGCGATCTTGCTGTCCTCGCGACCGCGCACCACGCCGACGACCAGGCCGAAACGCTCCTGATGCGGCTTGGTCGCGGTAGCGGCGTAGCCGGTCTGGCGGGGGTGCGCGAGGCGCGGTCGATCGCCGACGGTGCCGTGCTGCTCATCCGACCCCTCCTGCATTTTCGCCGCGAGGAACTGCATTCGGTCCTGCGCGAGGCCGGGCAGGAAGCGGCGAGCGACCCATCGAACGCGGACGAACGCTACGACCGCGCGCGCATCCGCCGCGCGCTAGCCGCAGCGCCCTGGCTCGATCCGCTGGCCGTCGCGAAATCGGCGCAGCTTCTCGCGGAAGCCGACGAAGCGCTGGCTTTCGTGGCCGAAACGCACTGGCAATCGCACAGCTTCCGCGAGGGCGAAGGGGACGGCGGGGAACAGGGAGAGCGGGAGGGCGGGGCGCTCCTGGTCCGCCTTCACGCCGCACGCCTCGTACGGTTGCGGTTGATTGCTCGGGCGCTGGCCGAATTTGGCGGGCGGGCGCGCGGCGGCGCGGTGGCCGAGCTCGACACCGCGATCGTGGCCGGCAACCGCGCGAACCTCGCTGGTGTCGTCGCCGAACGGGTGGAGCGGGCGGGCGGGGCATATCTGCGATTCACCCCCGAACCGCCGCGCAGGAGAGCCTAG
- a CDS encoding tetratricopeptide repeat protein codes for MTNPKETPLAMDSKTLFPPIRNALRRRAAHGALAAMLALGLGAAPAAAQDSRRIDRLEQQIQALQRAVFPGGDERYFEPEIRPEQRPQQTTTPEVGTTALTDVLERLNAIETQLARLTAATEVNENALSTISARLDALEALAADAGLAAGGVAANTATPRQPTGRIPVPGEGGSGRGELPAANPAPPAPPAAGPSPERVAAVQAIAKPATGDAGEDEYTYGFRLWDAGFYPEAQQQLALFVERYPNHPMISYGRNLLGRAFLDAGDARAAATHFFDNYQADKTAARAPDSLLFLAESMIELGDTRRACIALAEFGDTYPALAVGRLQTMYDNLGSRVDCS; via the coding sequence ATGACCAACCCCAAGGAGACCCCGCTGGCGATGGACAGCAAGACCCTCTTCCCCCCGATCCGCAACGCCCTGCGGCGCAGGGCCGCGCACGGCGCGCTGGCCGCCATGCTGGCGCTGGGCCTCGGCGCCGCGCCCGCCGCGGCGCAGGACAGTCGCCGGATCGATCGGCTCGAACAGCAGATCCAGGCGCTCCAGCGCGCGGTGTTTCCGGGCGGTGACGAGCGGTATTTCGAACCGGAAATCCGCCCCGAACAGCGCCCGCAGCAGACGACCACGCCAGAAGTCGGCACCACCGCGCTGACCGATGTGCTGGAGCGGCTGAACGCGATCGAGACGCAGCTTGCCCGCCTGACCGCGGCGACCGAGGTGAACGAGAACGCACTCTCGACCATTTCCGCGCGGCTCGATGCGCTGGAAGCGCTGGCCGCCGATGCCGGCCTTGCCGCCGGTGGGGTTGCCGCCAACACCGCCACGCCGCGCCAGCCTACGGGCCGGATTCCGGTGCCGGGCGAGGGCGGCAGCGGCCGGGGCGAACTGCCCGCCGCCAACCCCGCGCCGCCCGCTCCGCCCGCCGCCGGCCCCTCGCCAGAGCGCGTCGCCGCCGTGCAGGCCATCGCGAAGCCCGCGACGGGGGATGCCGGGGAGGACGAATACACCTATGGCTTCCGCCTGTGGGATGCCGGCTTCTATCCCGAGGCGCAGCAGCAGCTGGCGCTGTTCGTGGAGCGGTATCCGAACCATCCGATGATCTCCTACGGGCGTAATCTGCTCGGCAGGGCGTTCCTCGATGCGGGCGATGCGCGCGCCGCGGCGACGCACTTCTTCGACAATTACCAGGCCGACAAGACCGCAGCCCGCGCGCCCGACAGCCTGCTTTTCCTGGCCGAATCGATGATCGAGCTGGGCGATACCCGCCGCGCCTGCATCGCGCTCGCCGAATTCGGCGACACCTACCCGGCGCTGGCCGTGGGCCGGCTGCAGACCATGTATGACAATCTTGGAAGCCGCGTCGACTGCTCCTGA
- a CDS encoding L,D-transpeptidase family protein, translating to MDSGFKLIAGLTLGVVATIGTTLVAGRSLHAQDVMDGWLTSEDVLAGDSGVTAGDRATATTAAPEDGADPVPAEQRTAIQPKSDSARDDPFVIKRILPIDGPIRYGEWHWDDAGVPDGPLRVTVDLEARTISVFQGGYEIGAAAALLGTPDHPTPTGVFPILTKERHNVSEKYNNAPMPWTLRLTWDGVAIHGGSTVQLGYASHGCIGVPDAFVSRLYDIAEVGDVVIITDGQRAGVGSSLAS from the coding sequence ATGGATTCGGGCTTCAAGTTGATCGCCGGGCTGACGCTGGGCGTGGTGGCGACTATCGGCACGACGCTGGTCGCCGGGCGCTCGCTGCACGCGCAGGACGTGATGGATGGCTGGCTGACGAGCGAGGACGTGCTCGCCGGCGACAGCGGGGTTACGGCCGGTGACCGCGCAACCGCGACCACCGCCGCTCCGGAGGACGGCGCCGACCCCGTGCCGGCGGAGCAGCGTACCGCGATACAGCCGAAATCCGATTCCGCCCGCGACGATCCCTTCGTCATCAAGCGTATCCTGCCGATCGACGGCCCCATTCGCTACGGCGAATGGCACTGGGACGATGCCGGCGTGCCCGACGGTCCGCTGCGCGTGACGGTGGACCTTGAAGCGCGCACCATCAGCGTCTTTCAGGGTGGCTACGAGATCGGCGCCGCCGCCGCGCTGCTCGGCACGCCCGATCATCCCACGCCCACGGGAGTCTTTCCGATCCTGACCAAGGAACGGCACAATGTCAGCGAGAAGTACAACAACGCGCCGATGCCCTGGACGCTGCGGCTGACCTGGGACGGGGTGGCGATCCACGGCGGATCGACGGTGCAACTGGGATATGCCAGTCACGGCTGCATCGGCGTGCCGGACGCATTCGTCAGCCGGCTCTACGATATCGCCGAGGTGGGCGATGTCGTCATCATCACCGATGGGCAACGCGCCGGCGTGGGATCGTCGCTGGCGAGCTAG
- the ptsP gene encoding phosphoenolpyruvate--protein phosphotransferase, whose protein sequence is MAVSSTAARSILIRLQETMAARTHAQAKLNQVVEIIGEELDSEVCSIYLLREGMLELYATRGLNQAAVHVTRLGVGEGLTGTIAQNIETLNLDEAATHPEFQYRPETGEEKFHSFAGVPIVRRERAVGVLTVQHTEPRRYAEVEIVALQTVAMVLAELINNAGMVDAEALDEDSEARTGTEVVTGLKLVKGLAIGQAVFHQPRVTIEQTVAEDTEAERQRVYLAFDRMREQIDQMSNQAEFGVGGEHEQVLETYKMFAYDEGWARRINEAIDSGLTAEAAIERVQQRTRMRMREISDPLLQDRMHDLEDLANRLIRIVSGQLGTAAQKGLTKDTILVAKNLGPAELLEYDKRRLKGVVLEQGSLTAHVVIVARAMGVPVVGRIRNLRGLVRDGDTLLVDGDAGTVTMRPGHGVLDAFEARVTASKRREASYARLRDVEPFTRDGERIEVMMNAGLRDDVAMLQVTGADGIGLYRTEFQFLVSAQLPQRERQARLYRDVLDTAGRKTVIFRTVDIGGDKSLPYLRSDVAKEDENPAMGWRALRLALEREGLMKVQARALLEGAAGRDLNVMFPMVSEPWEFDAAKEVFTSQIAFLKQHKHPLPNAIRYGVMLEVPSLAETLDLLLPRLSFVSIGTNDLTQFLFAADRANPMLAERYDWLSPSILRFLRRVVQSCVGYKIDLGVCGEMGGRRLEALALLGIGIRRLSITPASVGRIKELVRKVDTREITEAMSGWLANPPEDLRAELQAWAEAREIEVE, encoded by the coding sequence ATGGCCGTTTCCTCCACCGCCGCGCGCTCCATCCTCATCCGCCTGCAGGAGACGATGGCGGCGCGCACCCATGCGCAGGCCAAGCTCAACCAGGTGGTCGAGATCATCGGGGAGGAGCTCGATAGCGAGGTCTGCTCGATCTACCTCCTGCGCGAGGGGATGCTGGAACTGTACGCCACGCGCGGGCTGAACCAGGCCGCCGTCCACGTCACCCGGCTGGGCGTGGGCGAGGGGCTGACCGGCACCATCGCGCAGAACATCGAGACGCTGAACCTCGACGAGGCGGCGACCCATCCCGAATTCCAGTACCGGCCCGAAACCGGGGAAGAGAAGTTCCACTCCTTCGCCGGCGTGCCCATCGTCCGGCGCGAACGCGCGGTGGGCGTGCTGACCGTGCAGCACACCGAACCGCGCCGTTACGCCGAGGTGGAGATCGTCGCCCTGCAGACGGTCGCGATGGTGCTGGCCGAACTCATCAACAATGCCGGTATGGTCGATGCCGAGGCGCTCGACGAGGACAGCGAGGCGCGCACCGGAACAGAGGTCGTCACCGGCCTGAAACTGGTGAAGGGCCTCGCCATCGGGCAGGCCGTGTTTCACCAGCCGCGCGTCACCATCGAACAGACCGTGGCCGAGGATACCGAGGCCGAGCGCCAGCGCGTCTATCTCGCCTTCGACCGGATGCGCGAACAGATCGACCAGATGTCGAACCAGGCCGAATTCGGCGTGGGCGGAGAGCACGAGCAGGTGCTCGAAACCTACAAGATGTTCGCCTATGACGAGGGCTGGGCAAGGCGCATCAACGAGGCGATCGATTCCGGCCTGACGGCGGAGGCCGCGATCGAGCGGGTGCAGCAACGCACCAGGATGCGAATGCGCGAGATTTCCGATCCGCTGTTGCAGGACCGGATGCACGATCTGGAAGATCTCGCCAACCGGCTCATCCGCATCGTGTCGGGCCAGCTCGGCACCGCGGCGCAAAAAGGGCTGACGAAGGACACGATCCTCGTCGCCAAGAATCTCGGGCCGGCCGAACTGCTCGAATACGACAAGCGGCGGCTGAAGGGCGTGGTGCTCGAACAGGGGTCGCTCACCGCCCACGTCGTGATCGTGGCGCGGGCGATGGGGGTGCCGGTGGTCGGCCGCATCCGCAACCTTCGCGGGCTGGTGCGCGACGGGGACACTCTGCTCGTCGATGGCGACGCCGGCACGGTGACGATGCGTCCGGGTCACGGCGTGCTCGATGCGTTCGAGGCGCGCGTCACCGCCAGCAAGCGGCGCGAGGCGAGCTATGCCAGGCTTCGCGACGTCGAGCCGTTCACCCGCGACGGGGAGCGGATCGAGGTGATGATGAACGCCGGCCTGCGCGACGATGTCGCGATGCTGCAGGTGACGGGCGCGGACGGAATCGGCCTCTACCGCACCGAATTCCAGTTCCTCGTTTCCGCCCAGTTGCCCCAGCGCGAGCGGCAGGCGCGCCTCTATCGCGACGTGCTGGACACGGCGGGGCGCAAGACGGTGATCTTCCGCACCGTCGATATCGGCGGCGACAAGTCGCTGCCCTATCTGCGCAGCGACGTCGCCAAGGAGGACGAGAACCCGGCGATGGGCTGGCGCGCCCTGCGCCTGGCGCTGGAGCGCGAGGGGCTGATGAAGGTGCAGGCGCGCGCGCTGCTGGAAGGCGCGGCGGGGCGTGACCTCAACGTGATGTTCCCGATGGTTTCCGAACCCTGGGAGTTCGACGCCGCAAAGGAGGTATTCACCAGCCAGATCGCCTTCCTCAAGCAGCACAAGCACCCGCTGCCCAACGCGATCCGCTACGGCGTGATGCTGGAAGTGCCGTCGCTGGCGGAAACGCTGGACCTGCTGCTGCCGCGCCTGTCCTTCGTTTCCATCGGCACCAACGACCTGACCCAGTTCCTGTTCGCCGCCGACCGGGCCAACCCCATGCTCGCCGAACGCTACGACTGGCTCAGCCCCTCGATCCTGCGGTTCCTGCGCCGCGTGGTGCAGTCCTGCGTGGGGTACAAGATCGATCTGGGCGTCTGCGGCGAGATGGGCGGACGCCGGCTGGAGGCGCTGGCGCTGCTGGGCATCGGCATCCGCCGCCTCTCGATCACGCCGGCCAGCGTGGGCCGGATCAAGGAACTGGTGCGCAAGGTCGACACGCGCGAGATCACCGAGGCGATGTCGGGCTGGCTCGCCAATCCGCCGGAGGATCTGCGCGCCGAATTGCAGGCCTGGGCCGAAGCTCGCGAAATCGAGGTCGAATAA